In Mustelus asterias unplaced genomic scaffold, sMusAst1.hap1.1 HAP1_SCAFFOLD_4138, whole genome shotgun sequence, the genomic window tctctctctctgtcctctctcgctctctctctgtctgtgctctctctctctctctgtctgtctctctctctctctctctgtctctctctctctctgtctctctctctctctgtctctctctctctctgtctctctctgtttctctctctctctctgtctctctctctctgtctctctctctctctctgtctctctctctctctgtctctctctgtctctctctctctttctgtctctctctccctctctgtctctctctctctgtctctctctctgtctctctctctctctctgtctctctctctctgtctctctctctctgtctctctgtgtctctctctctgtctctctcactctctctctcactgtgtctctctctctctgtgtctctctctctgtctctctctgtctctctctctgtctctctctctgtctctctctctgtctctctctctctctctctgtcgctctctcactgtgtctctctcactgtgtctctctcactgtgtctctctctctgtctctctctctctctctgtctctctctctgtctctgtctgtctctctctctgtctctctctctctctgtctctctctcactgtgtctctccctctctgtctctgtctctctctctctgtctctctctctgtctctctctcactgtgtgtctctctctctgtttctctctcactgtgtctctccctctctgtgtgtctctctctctgtgtctctctctctgtctctctctctctctgtctctctctctctgtctctctctctctctgtcctctctcttctctgtctctctctctctctctctccgtgtgtctgtctctctctgtgtgtctctctctctgtctctctctctctgtctctctctcactgtgtctctccctctctgtgtctgtctctctctctgtctctctctctctctctgtctctctctctctctgtctctctctctctgtctgtgtctgtctctctctgtgtgtctctctctctgtctctctctctgtctctctctctctctgtctctctctctctctctctgtgtctgtctctctctgtgtctctctctctctgtctctctctctctctctctgtgtctgtctctctctgtgtctctctctctctgtctctctctctgtctctctctctctctctgtctctctctctctctgtctctctctctctgtctctctctctgtctctctctctctctctgtctctctctcactgtgtctctccctctctgtgtctctctctctctgtctctctctgtctctctctctgtctctctctctgtctctctctcagtattcagACCTCTGCACCATAACCTCAGCGACCAGGATGAAGTGTTGTTCTCCCGCTATCCCAGAAAATGCAGGAATTCGCTCTGCGGCCTTTGTTCTGGACAATCTTCTGATTGATTTTCGGAATGTAACTGGTGGGAAGGAGCTGACCTACCAGAGAAACCCCTCTCTCCGAAAACTCAACCACAAAGACCCCTCCTCACCCTACACATACAAACAGGGGAACGTCATCATTGTCGAGGTAAGATTCTCgagagcggctgaatggcctcctcctgttcctgtgtaacaggctggagggagaggggctgaatggcctcctcctgttcctgtgtaacaggctggagggagaggggttgaatggcctcctcctgttccagtgtgacaggctggaggggagaggggctgaatggcctcctcctgttcctgtgtaacaggctggagggagaggggctgaatggcctcctcctgttccagtgtaacaggctggagggagaggggctgaatggcctcctcctgttccagtgtaacaggctggagggagaggggctgaatggcctcctcctgttcctgtgtaacaggctcgagagagaggggctgaatggcctcctcctgttccagtgtgacaggctggagggagaggggctgaatggcctcctcctgttcctgtgtaacaggctggagggagaggggctgaatggcctcctcctgttccagtgtaacaggctggagggagaggggctgaatggcctcctcctgttcctgtgtaacaggctcgagagagagagaggggctgaatagcctcctcctgttcctgtgtaacaggctggaggggctgaatggcctcctcctgttcctgtgaggctggaggggctgaatggcctcctcagggTGTGTTTGTTGCGGGGTTCTCCTCTGGAGGGTTTGTATACCCTCACTATCCTGTCCTCCCTCTCAGGGTGTGTTGTTGAGGGGTTCTCTCTGGAGGGTTTGTAACCTCACTATCCTGTCCTCCCTCTCAGGGTGTGTTGTTGCGGGGTTCTCTCTGGAGGGTTTGTAACCTCACtatcctgtctccctctcagggtGTGTTGTTGAGGGGTTCTCTCTGGAGGGTTTGTAACCTCACTATCCTGTCCTCCCTCTCAGGGTGACAATCTGAACCAGGCGATGAATATGGAGGAGGTGATCGCTCTGATTGGTGACCAGAAGTGTGTGCTGAAAACTCTGACCAATCACAATCTGTACTGCATCCCCCCGAAATCTCAGCCCAAAGCCTCGGGGAAAGGAGACCTTTCGCAGTTCACCGTGAGTtcccagattaaaatcaccccacttctctctgtctctttctgtttctctctctgtctccctctctctgtctcctctctctctctctcttctctctctctgtctttctctctctctgtctttctctctctctgtctttctctctgtctctctctctctctgtctttctctctgtctcttttctctctgtctctctctctctgtctctctctctctctctctgtctctctctctctgcctctctctctctgtctctctctctctctctctctctctatctctgtctctctctctctgtttctctctcttttcgctctctgtctctctctctctgcctctctctctctgtctctctctctctctttctctctctctctctctctatctctgtctctctctcttttttctctctctctctctctgtctcccgctctctatctccctctctgtctccctctctctgtctctctttgtctctctctctctctctgtctctcaccatcacccccacctggaggttccccctctgagtcattcaccatcccgacttggaaatatatcggaagttccttcactgtcgctgggagggagagaggaggaggggagggggaggagaggaggggagggacagtgacagacagacagtgagcgagagagagagacagacggacagacaggcagatagagagagagagacagacagacagacagatggagtgtgagaaagaggcgatggcctagaggtattatcactcgactgttaatccagaaactgagcgaatgttctggggacccgggttcgaatcccgccacggcagggagtggaatttgaactcgataaaaaatatctggaattaggaatctactgatgacccattgttgattatcggaaaaacccaactggttcctttagggaaggaaatctgccgtccttacccggtctggcctacatgtgactccagagccacagcaatgtggttgatgctcaactgccctccaagggcaactagggatgggcaataaatgctgggcccggccagcgacacccatgtcccaggaattaatgAAAATAAACATTAGATTGATTGAGAGAGTcaatccacgatcatcctcaacaccggtgccccataaggctgtgttctgagccccctgctatactccttatacacctatcactgtgcggccaaattcccctccaattcaatttacaagtttgctgacgacaccaccgtagtgggtcggatctcaaacaatgacgagacagagtacaggaatgagatagagaatctggtgaactggtgcggcaacaataatctctccctcaatgtcaacaaaacgaaggagattgtcatcgacttcaggaagcgtaaaggagaacatgcccctgtctacatcaacggggacgaagtagaaagggtcgagagcttcaagtttttaggtgtccagatcaccaacaacctgtcctggtcccccccacgccgacactatagttaagaaagccccaccaacacctctactttctcaggagactaaggaaatttgccatgtcagccacgactctcaccaacttttacagatgccccatagaaagcattctttctgggtgtatcacagcttggtctgggctcctgctctgcccaagagcacaaggaactacaaagggtcgtgaatgaagcccagtccatcactcaaaccagcctcccatccattgactctgtctacacttcccgctgcctcgggaaaagcagccaacataatcaaggaccccacgcaccccggacattctctcttccaccttcttccgttgggaaaaagatacaaaagtctgaggtcacttaccgaccgactcaagaacagcttcttccctgctgctgtcagacttttgaatggacctacctcgcattaagttgatctttctctacaccctagctatgactggaacactacattctgcaccctctcctttccttctcccctatgtactctatgtatggtatgctttgtatagcatgcaagaaacaatacttttcattgtatcccaacacatgacaCAATAAGAAATCTTGGAATAAATGTGTCTTTAGATTTTTCTAATAGTTTCCTTCTGCTCCCAGGTGCAGATGGGAAACCTGAGGTTTGATCTGGGTCCGGTTCGTTACGACACAGAGGGACAAGCGATCTTCACCCTGCACACGAAGATCGGCCTGGTGGTTGGGGCGGTGCTCTTGGTGCTACTCGTGGCAATCATCATTCTCGTTTACAGGTACTGACCTCAGCATGACCCAgataccaccccccacccccggccccccaACCCGGCCGTACCACCAACATCCCCgacctgtatcgaaccccgtgctgtacctgtcctgggagtgtttgatggggacagtgtagagggagctttactctgtatctaaccccgtgctgtatctgtcctgggagtgtttgatggggacagtgtagagggagctttactctgtatctaaccccgtgctgtacctgtcctgggagtgtttgatgggggatagtgtagagggagctttactctgtatctaaccccgtgctgtacctgtcctgggagtgtttgatggggacagtgtagagggagctttactctgtatctaaccccgtgctgtacctatcctgggagtgtttgatggagacagtgtagagggacctttactctgtatctaaccccgtgctgtacctgtcctgggagtgtttgatgggggacagtgtagagggagctttactctgtatctaaccccgtgctgtaactgtcctgggagtgtttgatggggacagtgtagagggagctttactctgtatctaaccccgtgctgtacctgtcctgggagtgtttgatgagggacagtgtagagggagctttactctgtacctgtcctgggagtgtttgatatgggacagtgtagagggagctttactctgtatctaaccccgtgctgtacctgtcctgggagtgtttgatggggacagtgtagagggagctttactctgtatctaaccccgtgctgtacctgtcctgggagtgtttgatgggggacagtgtagagggagctttactcggtatctaaccccgtgctgtacctgtcctgggagtgtttgatgggggacagtgtagagggaactttactctgtatcgaaccccgtgctgtacctgtcctgggagtgtttgatgggggacagtgtagagggagctttactctgtatctaaccccatgctgtacctgtcctgggagtgtttgatgggggacagtgtagagggagctttactctgtatctaaccccgtgctgtacctgtcctgggagtgtttgatgggggacagtgcagagggagctttactctgtatctaaccccgtgctgtacctgtcctgggagtgtttgatggggacagtgtagagggagctttactctgtatctaaccccgtgctgtacctgtcctgggagtgtttgatgggggacagtgcagagggagctttactctgtatctaaccccgtgctgttcctgtcctgggagtgtttgatgggggacagtgtagagggagctttactctgtatctaaccccgtgctgtacctgtcctgggagtgtttgatggggacagtgtagagggagctttactctgtatctaaccccgtgctgtacctgtcctgggagtgtttgatgggggacagtgtagagggagctttactctgtatcgaaccccgtgctgtacctgtcctgggagtgtttgatggggacagtgtagagggagctttactctgtatctaaccctgtgctgtacctgtcctgggagtgtttgatggggacagtgtagagggagctttactctgtatctaaccccgtgctgtacctgtcctgggagtgtttgatggggacagtgtagagggagctttactctgtatctaaccccgtgctgtacctgtcctgggagtgtttgatggggacagtgtagagggagctttactctgtatctaaccctgtgctgtacctgtcctgggagtgtttgatgggggacagtgtagagggagctttactctgtatcgaaccccgtgctgtacctgtcctgggagtgtttgatgggggacagtgtagagggagctttactctgtatctaaccccgtgctgtacctgtcctgggagtgtttgatgggggacagtgtagagggagctttactctgtatcgaaccccgtgctgtacctgtcctgggagtgtttgatgggggacagtgcagagggagctttactctgtatctaaccccgtgctgtacctgtcctgggagtgtttgatggggacagtgtagagggagctttactctgtatctaaccccgtgctgtacctgtcctgggagtgtttgatgggggacagtgtagagggagctttactctgtgtctaaccccgtgctgtacctgtcctgggagtgtttgatgggggacagtgtagagggagctttactctgtatcgaaccccgtgctgtacctgtcctgggagtgtttgatggggacagtgtagagggagctttactctgtatctaaccccgtgctgtacctgtcctgggagtgtttgatggggacagtgtagagggagctttactctgtatctaaccccgtgctgtacctgtcctgggagtgtttgatggggacagtgtagagggagctttactctgtatctaaccccgtgctgtacctgtcctgggagtgtttgatggggacagtgtagagggagctttactctgtatctaaccccgtgctgtacctgtcctgggagtgtttgatgggggacagtgtagagggagctttactctgtatctaaccccgtgctgtacctgtcctgggagtgtttgatcgggacagtgtagagggagctttactctgtatctaaccccgtgccgtacctgtcctgggagtgtttgatggggacagtggagagggagctttactctgtatctaaccccgtgctgtacctgtcctgggagtgtttgatgggggacagtgcagagggagctttactctgtatctaaccccgtgctgtacctgtcctgggagtgtttgatgggggacagtgtagagggagctttactctgtatctaaccccgtgctgtacctgtcctgggagtgtttgatgggggacagtgtagagggagctttactctgtatctaaccccgtgctgtacctgtcctgggagtgtgagtAACTCTGAGATAATTCTTGGTATACAGGAGGAAGAGTCAGAAAGCTGTGCGAGATTACAAGAAGGTTCTGGTGCAGCTGGTGAACCTGGAGACCAGAGTTGGTGATCAGTGTCGGAAGGAATTCACAGGTGagggaacacccccccccccacccccacccccccccccccccccccccctctacttCCCCCAGTTCAGACCGGTTACCCGAACCTCCCTTGCTCTTGGTAACTGTCCCCAACTCTCTCCTCCCTCTTGCTGTCCGCAGACCTGATGACAGAGATGAACGATCTGACGGGGGATCTGGAGGGGACTCGAATCCCCTTCCTGGAATACCGGTCGTTTGCGGAGAGAATCTTCTTCCCGGGACACAAGGAGTCGCCGCTGCGTCGCGACCTCGGCCTCTCAGAGCTGCGCCGCCACACTGTCGAGCAGGGACTGAACCAACTGGCCAACCTCCTGAACAATAAAGTCTTCCTGATTCGGGTACGTGAATGTCCCGCTCCGTCACACCCAGATTTCATTCCGTTTAGCAAAATAGAAACTAGacgcagggggaggccattcggcccgagcgtcctggaggtttacagcatggaaacaggcccctcggcccaacttttAACCAGTtttcttttaaccactaaactagtcccaattgcccgcatttggcccatatccctccataccaatcatacccatgtaactgtctaaacgctttttaaaattgtacccgcctctactactgcctttggcagctcgttcaagacactcactgacactcaactAGACactcaactggagtactgtgtgcaattttggtccccttatttgcggaaggatgtattggtcttagagggagtacagagaaggttcaccaggttgataccggagacgaggggtgtagcttatgaggagagattgagtagattgggtctgtactcgttggagtttagaaggctgaggggagatcttatagagacatttaagataatgaaggggctggatagggtagaggtggagagattctttccacttagaaaggaagctcgaactagagggcacagcctcaaaataaagggggagtcagtttaggacagagttgaggaggaacgtcttctctcagagggtagtgaatctctggaattctctgcccattgaagcagtggaggcttcctcgttaaatatgtttaaggcacaggtagatagatttctgatca contains:
- the LOC144490972 gene encoding plexin-B1-like — translated: MKCCSPAIPENAGIRSAAFVLDNLLIDFRNVTGGKELTYQRNPSLRKLNHKDPSSPYTYKQGNVIIVEGDNLNQAMNMEEVIALIGDQKCVLKTLTNHNLYCIPPKSQPKASGKGDLSQFTVQMGNLRFDLGPVRYDTEGQAIFTLHTKIGLVVGAVLLVLLVAIIILVYRRKSQKAVRDYKKVLVQLVNLETRVGDQCRKEFTDLMTEMNDLTGDLEGTRIPFLEYRSFAERIFFPGHKESPLRRDLGLSELRRHTVEQGLNQLANLLNNKVFLIRLIQTLEDQRTFSHRDRGYVASLLTVALHGKLEYVTDIMKTLLSTLIDQYVAKNPKLMLRRTETVVEKLLTNWISLCLYTFLRERAGEPLHMLVRAIKHQVDKGPVDQRTGKAKYTLNDNRLLREDIEYKPLVSEISQFIAPFQIPPNRTERTPSPANTAQRHRTVGGC